In Thalassotalea fonticola, a single genomic region encodes these proteins:
- the glgB gene encoding 1,4-alpha-glucan branching protein GlgB — MQNNHQTTVLDEAQAIAHANHPNPYGFLGLHANDKGYLQINTFLPDAMQVSLLDEKGKVVAKLDKLDDSGFFSKTTRRKKRFSYQLNVKTEQGERIITDPFACSPVLDDLDIYLFNEGKHKKLYQKLGAHCVEHDGVKGVTFAVWAPNASHVAVVGEFNHWDGRLHPMRKRLECGIWEIFIAENSAYSPVTAGGHYKFEVKDSNGNLLALKADPYGVQAQMRPDTSSVISAEVEFDWNDHHWMNSRQLRNDKSSPISIYELHLGSWQRDHNNEFLNYRDIAERLIPYTLDMGFTHIQLMPVSEFPYDGSWGYQPVGLFAPTARFGSAEDFKYFVQACHNAGLGLLIDWVPGHFPIDEHGLAKFDGTCLFEHEDLRKGFHPDWNTLIYNYGRTEVANFLRASAMHWLDTYHVDGIRVDAVASMLYLDYSRNDGEWIPNEYGGNENLEAVAFLKEFNEELYADYPGAFSVAEESTSWPGVSRPTSDGGLGFGYKWNMGWMNDSLAYMKRDPIYRQHHHNELSFGLVYAFDENFVLPLSHDEVVHGKGSILTRMPGDEWQQFANLRAYYGFMWTHPGKKLLFMGCEFGQRAEWNFEQGLDWHLLENDNHHGVQQLIKDLNHLYKSMPALHQLDCEKDGFDWVDHDNAEQSIYSFVRYGRDGTNPVLVVCNFTPTVQHAFRLGTPKAGYHREIFNSDAAIYGGSNVGNPLGAQSNNTPWQGRDDSIEITVPPLATVIFELQG; from the coding sequence ATGCAAAATAATCATCAGACCACAGTTTTGGATGAAGCTCAGGCAATAGCCCATGCCAACCACCCAAACCCTTATGGTTTTTTAGGTTTGCACGCTAACGATAAGGGCTATTTGCAAATAAATACGTTTTTACCCGATGCCATGCAGGTGTCATTGTTAGATGAAAAAGGCAAGGTTGTAGCTAAGCTGGATAAACTCGATGACAGTGGTTTTTTTAGTAAGACGACTCGTCGTAAAAAACGTTTTTCATACCAATTAAACGTTAAAACAGAGCAAGGCGAGCGAATCATAACTGATCCGTTTGCATGCTCTCCTGTATTAGACGATTTAGACATTTATCTTTTTAATGAAGGTAAACATAAAAAGTTATATCAAAAACTTGGAGCTCATTGTGTCGAACATGATGGGGTGAAAGGCGTTACATTCGCCGTTTGGGCCCCCAACGCCAGCCATGTTGCTGTGGTTGGTGAGTTTAATCATTGGGACGGGCGACTGCACCCAATGCGTAAACGCTTGGAGTGCGGTATTTGGGAAATATTTATTGCTGAAAATTCCGCTTATTCTCCAGTTACTGCAGGTGGTCATTACAAATTTGAAGTAAAAGATTCAAACGGTAATTTGTTGGCGTTAAAAGCAGATCCATACGGTGTACAAGCGCAAATGCGCCCTGATACATCGTCAGTCATTTCTGCTGAAGTAGAATTCGACTGGAACGATCATCATTGGATGAACTCTCGTCAGTTACGTAATGACAAAAGTAGCCCGATCTCAATTTATGAATTGCACTTGGGCTCTTGGCAACGTGACCACAATAATGAGTTTTTAAATTATCGCGACATTGCCGAGCGTTTAATTCCATACACTTTAGATATGGGCTTTACCCATATTCAACTCATGCCGGTAAGTGAATTTCCTTATGATGGCTCTTGGGGCTATCAACCTGTAGGTTTATTCGCCCCTACGGCACGTTTTGGTAGTGCCGAAGATTTCAAATATTTTGTCCAGGCCTGCCACAACGCTGGCCTTGGTTTATTGATTGACTGGGTACCTGGTCATTTCCCCATTGATGAACATGGCCTGGCAAAGTTTGATGGTACTTGCTTATTTGAACATGAAGATTTACGTAAAGGCTTTCATCCTGATTGGAACACCCTAATTTACAATTATGGTCGTACTGAAGTGGCAAACTTTTTACGCGCGAGTGCAATGCACTGGCTCGATACTTATCATGTTGATGGCATTCGAGTAGATGCAGTCGCCTCGATGTTGTATTTGGATTACAGCCGTAACGATGGCGAATGGATCCCGAATGAATACGGCGGTAACGAAAATCTGGAAGCCGTTGCATTCCTAAAGGAATTCAACGAAGAGCTTTATGCCGATTATCCCGGTGCGTTTTCTGTTGCCGAAGAGTCTACTTCTTGGCCGGGTGTTTCTCGGCCAACGTCTGATGGTGGCTTGGGCTTTGGTTACAAGTGGAACATGGGGTGGATGAATGACTCGCTTGCGTACATGAAACGCGACCCTATCTATCGTCAACACCACCATAATGAACTGAGCTTTGGTTTAGTCTATGCGTTTGATGAAAACTTTGTTTTACCATTGAGTCACGATGAAGTAGTACATGGCAAAGGTTCTATTTTAACCCGTATGCCTGGCGATGAATGGCAACAGTTTGCCAACTTACGTGCCTATTACGGTTTTATGTGGACGCATCCAGGTAAAAAATTATTGTTTATGGGTTGTGAGTTTGGTCAACGCGCGGAGTGGAACTTCGAGCAAGGCTTAGATTGGCATTTGTTAGAAAACGACAACCACCATGGTGTGCAACAATTAATTAAAGACTTAAACCATCTTTATAAAAGCATGCCGGCGTTGCATCAGCTAGATTGTGAAAAGGACGGTTTTGATTGGGTTGATCATGATAACGCTGAGCAATCTATTTATAGCTTTGTACGCTATGGCCGAGATGGGACTAATCCTGTTTTAGTGGTGTGTAATTTTACTCCAACAGTACAGCATGCATTTCGTCTTGGTACACCAAAAGCCGGCTACCATAGAGAAATATTCAATTCAGACGCAGCCATTTACGGTGGCAGTAATGTTGGTAACCCGTTAGGCGCACAATCAAACAACACCCCTTGGCAGGGACGTGATGATTCAATTGAAATCACTGTACCGCCACTTGCTACTGTTATTTTTGAGTTACAAGGTTAA
- a CDS encoding glycogen/starch/alpha-glucan phosphorylase: MATAIKKPLTTAQFKKKVLQHLNFTSSQDDLAQNPTAVLKAVCLTVNEVVYEKLTETNKYHKEHKSRSINYLSLEYLMGRMLSNNLHNLDLFDVAQKAVASLGFEIEDIFEEGHDLALGNGGLGRLAACFLDSLATMDFNAVGYGIHYEHGLFKQQFHQGRQIETPDEWREYGNPWEVCRPEAVQYIPLFGHVESIANNDGSVKKVWHSGQTIKGVPWDVPIVGYNSKTVNVLRLWESRASSHFDWDQFNSGAYQDAHSAQNHAETISKVLYPNDETDAGKELRFIQQYFFCACSIKDIIKRYQEQFGDDWSQFSKQVVIQLNDTHPTIAILELMRTLIDEYDFAWNDAFAMCREIFAYTNHTLLPEALEKWSVALFDRVLPRHLEILFSINEFFLNEEVAKLWPNDHQMRGRLSIIEEGPEKMVRMAHLCVVTSFKVNGVAQIHSDLVKSDLFPEFNQLYPNKLTNVTNGVTPRRWLKACNPELSKLLDSKVKTDWAKNLSSLSTVAKFADDEKFQQEFMSIKHNNKVKLAEEILASTGVVVSPDAIFDVQIKRLHEYKRQHLSFLHILALYRRLLADPDYDMHPRVYIFGAKAAPGYYLAKEIIYAINKVADKINNDDRINGKLKVVFMPNYRVTLAEKIIPAADVSEQISTAGKEASGTGNMKLALNGAVTIGTLDGANVEIAEEVGDDNIFIFGNTVDDIKALAANGYNPYDYYNNDEEIKACLDWLHTDYFTPGKPGELSAIAHSLLDGGDPYRLLADFADYAKANTALDQAYKDKTRWARMAIINTAKMGKFTSDRSIQDYVDNIWKLTPMNSKN; encoded by the coding sequence ATGGCGACAGCAATTAAAAAGCCGTTAACTACAGCACAGTTTAAAAAGAAAGTATTACAACATTTAAACTTCACATCATCACAAGATGATTTAGCGCAAAACCCGACAGCGGTTTTAAAAGCGGTTTGTTTAACCGTTAATGAAGTAGTTTATGAAAAACTAACCGAAACCAATAAATACCATAAAGAACATAAAAGCCGCTCAATTAATTACCTTTCATTAGAGTATTTAATGGGCCGTATGTTATCGAACAACTTACATAATTTAGATTTATTTGATGTTGCCCAAAAAGCCGTCGCCAGTCTTGGTTTTGAAATTGAAGACATCTTTGAAGAGGGCCATGATTTAGCTTTAGGTAACGGCGGCTTAGGTCGTTTAGCAGCCTGCTTCTTAGATTCACTGGCAACAATGGACTTTAATGCTGTTGGTTATGGCATCCATTATGAGCATGGCTTATTCAAACAGCAATTTCATCAAGGTCGTCAAATTGAAACCCCAGATGAATGGCGTGAATATGGCAACCCTTGGGAAGTATGTCGTCCAGAAGCAGTGCAATACATCCCATTATTTGGTCATGTTGAAAGCATTGCCAATAATGATGGTAGCGTGAAAAAAGTTTGGCATAGCGGTCAAACGATAAAAGGTGTGCCTTGGGATGTTCCTATTGTTGGTTATAACTCGAAAACCGTAAATGTACTGCGTTTATGGGAATCGCGCGCATCAAGCCATTTCGATTGGGACCAGTTTAATTCTGGCGCCTATCAAGATGCACATTCGGCGCAAAATCATGCGGAAACTATTTCAAAAGTACTTTATCCAAATGACGAAACCGACGCCGGTAAAGAGTTACGCTTTATTCAGCAATACTTTTTCTGTGCCTGTTCAATAAAAGATATTATTAAGCGTTACCAAGAGCAATTCGGTGATGATTGGTCACAATTTAGTAAGCAAGTCGTTATTCAATTAAACGATACTCACCCGACTATTGCCATTTTAGAATTGATGCGTACTTTAATCGATGAGTATGACTTTGCCTGGAATGATGCATTCGCAATGTGTCGTGAAATTTTTGCTTATACGAACCATACTTTATTGCCGGAAGCATTAGAAAAATGGTCAGTAGCATTGTTCGATAGAGTGCTCCCGCGTCATTTAGAAATTTTATTCTCTATTAACGAATTCTTCTTAAATGAAGAAGTTGCAAAGTTGTGGCCAAATGATCATCAAATGCGTGGCAGGTTATCAATTATTGAGGAAGGCCCAGAAAAAATGGTGCGTATGGCGCACTTATGTGTGGTGACTTCGTTCAAAGTTAATGGTGTAGCGCAAATTCACTCTGATTTGGTTAAGAGTGATTTATTTCCAGAATTTAATCAATTATACCCAAATAAATTAACCAATGTGACCAATGGTGTAACCCCTCGTCGCTGGTTAAAGGCCTGTAACCCTGAGCTTTCTAAATTATTAGATAGTAAGGTGAAAACTGATTGGGCTAAAAATCTATCATCACTAAGCACAGTGGCTAAATTTGCTGATGATGAGAAATTTCAACAAGAATTCATGTCGATAAAGCATAACAACAAAGTAAAACTTGCTGAAGAAATTCTAGCAAGCACAGGCGTTGTAGTTAGCCCGGATGCAATTTTTGATGTGCAAATTAAGCGCTTGCATGAGTACAAGCGTCAACATTTAAGCTTCTTACATATTCTTGCCCTATATCGCCGTTTGTTGGCAGATCCTGATTACGATATGCATCCACGTGTTTATATCTTTGGTGCAAAAGCAGCTCCAGGTTATTACTTAGCCAAAGAGATCATTTATGCAATTAATAAAGTTGCCGACAAAATTAATAATGATGACCGAATTAACGGCAAGTTGAAGGTCGTGTTTATGCCAAACTACCGAGTTACGCTTGCTGAAAAAATCATTCCTGCGGCCGATGTATCAGAACAAATCTCTACTGCCGGTAAAGAGGCTTCAGGTACCGGTAATATGAAACTGGCTCTTAACGGTGCGGTAACAATCGGCACGTTAGATGGCGCTAATGTTGAAATTGCTGAAGAAGTTGGTGATGACAATATTTTCATTTTTGGTAACACCGTTGACGACATTAAAGCGTTAGCAGCGAATGGTTATAACCCTTATGACTACTACAATAACGACGAAGAAATTAAGGCCTGTTTAGATTGGCTGCACACTGATTACTTTACTCCTGGTAAGCCAGGTGAATTGTCGGCAATAGCGCACAGTTTACTTGATGGTGGTGATCCATATCGATTATTGGCTGATTTTGCTGATTACGCAAAAGCCAATACTGCCCTTGATCAAGCTTATAAAGACAAAACGCGCTGGGCTCGTATGGCCATTATTAATACCGCAAAAATGGGTAAATTTACTTCTGACCGCTCTATTCAAGATTATGTAGACAACATCTGGAAGTTAACGCCGATGAATTCGAAAAACTAA
- a CDS encoding PepSY domain-containing protein, translated as MRLIRKIHKWVSVIIGIQLLLWLLSGIFFNMMDHTKAAGNTYKNREHQHVEVEQASLIDPVVVLQANKSSVSLVPTQLLGKPYYLLTHTKGLYKHFKNHYTLVNAYTGEKLVLDESLAVKLAKQSYTGPGDVIAANLLAYPLEDLPKQKNASWQINFSDNINTSVYIEAESGRVVGHSDDDKRFADIFFMLHFMDYGNVGGFNSVQMMLFAFITLWLSLTGFIWTIHLGFKGQYKIKKRSNRRSK; from the coding sequence ATGAGATTGATTCGAAAAATTCATAAATGGGTTTCAGTAATCATTGGTATTCAACTATTGCTTTGGCTGCTCAGTGGTATATTTTTTAATATGATGGATCATACTAAAGCCGCAGGTAATACTTATAAAAACCGTGAACATCAGCATGTTGAAGTTGAGCAGGCTTCCTTAATTGACCCTGTGGTTGTGTTACAAGCTAATAAATCTAGTGTTTCGTTAGTGCCAACGCAATTGCTTGGTAAACCTTACTATTTGTTAACTCACACCAAGGGCTTATATAAACATTTCAAAAATCATTATACTTTGGTTAATGCCTATACTGGTGAAAAGTTAGTTCTTGATGAAAGCCTCGCCGTGAAGTTGGCAAAACAATCATATACAGGACCAGGAGATGTTATTGCCGCTAACCTTTTAGCCTATCCGTTAGAGGATTTGCCCAAACAAAAAAACGCTTCGTGGCAAATTAACTTTTCCGATAATATTAACACCAGTGTTTATATAGAAGCAGAGTCTGGGCGCGTTGTAGGGCATAGTGATGATGACAAACGTTTTGCTGATATATTCTTCATGCTGCATTTTATGGACTATGGCAACGTAGGCGGATTTAATAGTGTGCAAATGATGTTGTTTGCCTTTATTACTTTGTGGCTATCATTAACTGGGTTTATTTGGACCATACATTTAGGCTTTAAAGGTCAATATAAAATCAAAAAACGCTCTAACCGTCGTAGTAAATAA
- a CDS encoding PepSY domain-containing protein, whose product MIFYTSEKRKPKSLVNTARKYHKWLMLFCGVQFVIWSISGAYMVFFDIDYIHGDSLVVNHQDKINVKNIHLSLAELQQQYPDAANVSVGRFIDTEVYYFTSHDESHMVNANNGDLLSPLDKATAVRAAKYYYSGDGEVHEVELFTENPPFELSRRALPAWRINFDDFGAPSIYVSAQTGKLVGKRHEFWRLFDWMFRFHVMDYDDGENIENLLLFCFALFGIAAAIFGLILTYFRVFKSNKTRKITRSIKLEGRS is encoded by the coding sequence TTGATCTTTTATACATCTGAAAAAAGAAAGCCTAAAAGCTTGGTAAATACGGCAAGAAAATATCATAAATGGTTAATGCTCTTTTGTGGTGTGCAATTTGTTATATGGTCGATAAGCGGTGCGTATATGGTGTTTTTTGATATTGATTATATCCATGGCGACAGCTTGGTTGTTAATCATCAAGATAAAATTAATGTGAAAAACATTCACCTTTCACTGGCTGAGTTGCAACAACAATATCCTGATGCTGCGAATGTCAGCGTAGGCAGGTTTATCGATACCGAAGTGTATTATTTTACCAGCCATGATGAGAGTCATATGGTTAATGCGAATAATGGTGACTTGCTTTCACCATTAGATAAAGCAACGGCAGTTAGAGCTGCTAAGTACTATTATTCAGGCGATGGCGAAGTGCACGAGGTAGAGCTATTTACTGAAAATCCTCCCTTTGAATTAAGCCGTAGAGCGTTACCTGCATGGCGAATAAATTTCGATGACTTTGGCGCGCCATCAATTTATGTGTCGGCGCAAACTGGCAAATTGGTGGGTAAACGTCATGAGTTTTGGCGACTGTTTGATTGGATGTTTCGTTTTCATGTAATGGATTATGATGACGGTGAGAATATTGAAAACTTATTATTGTTTTGCTTCGCTTTATTTGGCATTGCAGCTGCAATTTTTGGTCTTATCTTAACTTATTTTCGTGTGTTTAAATCGAACAAAACAAGAAAGATCACTAGATCAATTAAGCTAGAAGGTCGCAGCTAA